The region TCGTGTGGCACAACTGACGCTGGACCTGAGCAGTAATGCGTTGAGCTCGGAGACCGGGTTGATTGAAATTCCGCCGCGCGAACTGGCGGTTCTGCGCCTGATGCTGCTGTCGAAAAGCGATGTGGTGCCAAAATCAAAACTGATGGAATCTCTTTCCACGTTTGACAGTGATCCGAGCGAAAATGCCATTGAGCAGATTATCAGCCGTTTGCGCAAACGGCTGGCACCGCACGGTATCAGCATCAAGACAGCACGCGGGATTGGCTATTTCATTCTGGTTGATGAGGAGCAGGAGGCGTGATCCCAAGACGCTCTTCTCCCAAACAGGTCACATCCAGGCGATTCTCTGTCAGGCGTTATTCTCTCCGGCGCAGATTGCTGGTCTTCCTTCTCGTTCCCCTGTCGGCAATTGGCGTTCTGGCCATCTACGGGGCCTATCAATCCGCCATTGATACGGCGAATGAAGTGTTTGATCGGGTGCTGTCCGGCTCTGCCCTGGCCATTGCTGAGCGGGTGTTTGTCAACGACGATGCAGCCCTTGATGTCGATATCCCGTATGTCGCGCTGGAAATGCTCACATCCTCGGCCCAGGATCGGGTGTTCTACAGGGTGGAGACTGCGGATGGTGCGCTTGTGACAGGCTATGAAGGCCTTGGAGAGGTCCTGTCAGGCGTAACAACCGATGACCGGTTCTCCTATGCGGACTCAGTCTATCGCGGGGCTCCCATCCGGCTTGCTGTGTATCACAGCGCCAGCTCTACCGGAGAACGTTCGATTTCCTATCGGGTGATGGTGGCTGAAACCACCAATGCCCGCACAGCTCTTGCCCAACAGCTGATCCTGAGGGCTGCTCTCAGACAATTGATGCTGATTGGCGCTGCTGCCGTTCTGGTCTGGGTCGCTGTGACGCGCTCATTGAGACCGCTCAAGCGTCTGGAAGAAGCCATTGATCGCAGAAGCCCGGATGACCTGCGGCCCATTGAACATGACGTGCCGGAGGAAGTCGGTGGGCTGGTGGACCGGATCAATGATTTCATGGCCCGGCTTGATCAGGCGCTGAATGCCCTGAGGCACTTCACCGGTAATGTCAGTCACCAGTTGCGGACGCCGATGACCATCCTCAGAACCCAGATAGCGCTGGCCTCGCGGTCCTCTGATCCCGAGCAGATCCGTGCGGTTCTGAAAGATGGTGATGAAGCGATTTCCGATGCTGAGCGGACATTGAACCAGCTTCTCCTGATGGCACGGGTGGATGAATGGTCTTCCACTGCGTTACTGAGTGAAACCGTCAATCTCAATCAGCTTGTTCGCGAGGTCGGTGCAGCACATGCAGTAGCCTGCGCACGGGCCGGGTTCGATCTGGAATTCCAGGGCGAGCAGGATGTCATGTGCTCTGGAGATGCTGTTCTTCTTCAGGAGCTTGTCGGTAATCTGATCGACAATGCGGTCAAACATGCAAAGGGTGGCTCACGGATCATTCTTGCTGTTGATCGAACGGATGATGAAGCCCGTATCCGGGTTGAGGACAACGGGGCGGGAATCCCGGAAGACAGGCGCGAGGCCGTTCTGTCACGGTTTCAGACGACCGGGCGCAACGGTTCTGGGCAGCATGGTCTCGGTTTGCCGATAGCAGTTGAGATTACGCGTCTATTTGGTGGTAAATTGTGTCTGTTCGAGACCACACCGGACGGAGGACTCAGCGTTCATATCCAGCTTCCCGCACAGACTTGCTAGCAAGCGGATCCGCATCGTGATTCTGCCTTATTTTAGGGTCAGATGCACAAGGAACGTATTTTGATTGGTAGAATGCTCATGGTGTTCAGAACTGCTTTTGCCCGCTTTGCGCGGCTTCTTGTTGCCCTCCTGGCGTTGAGTACAGGTGTGCAATCTATCGATCAGGCCGTTGCCCAAGACAAAGCGACAGACCGAAACAGCGGATCGGTGGTTTTGTCAGGAACACACTGGATTTTTCAGGCGATTGATCTGGGGGAAGTCTGGTGGGGACCTGCAAGAGGGACGGAAGTCTTCCTGAGATTCTCGGACAAACGCGTGACCGGCTCTTCAGGGTGTAATCGATTTTTCGGAGAGTATACGCAATCGGGAAAAGAGCTTGCACTGTCGGAGCTGGGCAAGACGCGCATTGCATGTGACCCGGAAATCATGAAACAGGAGAGCGCCTTTCTTGACCTTCTGAGCGGTGTCACAGAAGTCACGTTTGACGGACAATTGGCGACGTTCAGCAATCCGGACAAGGGCCACCTCGTGCTGCGCCGCAAGATTATTGGTGAGCCGAAGACACAGCACCAGAGCGATAGCCGGTATGACCGGTGCAAACAGGCTGGTGGTGCCCTGGTTGGTGCTCAGAACAGCCAGTGCGTCAGTCATGGCGAGGTAGCCTTTTCCGATGGCCGCACGCCAATCAGCCTTGATCAGTGCACCGGCTATTTCGATGGCTGTAACACCTGTCAGGTCGAGAATGGGGTTCTGAAAGGCTGTACGCGCAAAGCCTGTTCAGCAGAGCACAGCGCACCCCTATGCCTTGTCGGTGATGAAACTCTGCTTGATGGGGTTGGGCGGATTGTCGAACGGCGCGGCCGGTCCATCGAAATCGTCTTTGATGACATCGTCGAACGGTTCACCCTGAAAAAGGGGTTGAAGACAACAGGGCTTGAAAAAGGCGATGAGGTCTTCATCCGTTACCTGACGTCAGCCGCCAGACAGAGGCCGAAGATCATTGAAATCAGGCGCTGGAAGATGCCGGAAAATGGCACCGAACAATGACCCCGGCATTCTCCCCCTTTGCTAATCTAGTTCGTCAGCTGCGGAGGAGGAAGCTTTCGGTAAATGGCATCTGCAAGTTTGGATGTAAGGTTTCTGTTCCCATCTGTTACAGAACCGCCATGCTGGAACTGACTCCATTTCGTAACCGTTCGCCAGCCGTTGGCCTGTTTCGGACCGAATAAAACAGCAGTTTTTGTATCCTGTGGGATGGTGGCATTGCTATTCCACAAGGCGCGAAGACCTCTGTAGTCTCTCGGCATGCCAGTCGGGTATTTATGACCTCCGCGCAGAATGTTCAGTCGGTTGCCCGGGGAATCTGCCGGTGCATCTGTCCAGATTGCAATAAGAGGATAAACCAGTTCATCGCTGTTGCTGGGTTGCGTCCATTTGGATGTCATCGCTTCATAAAAACATTCGAGGCCAGATTCGGACCGGTCTCCACCGCCAATAGCGCGCTGTTTGGAGACGAAGGAGAAGAAGCGGCTTCTATCTGCCGGCAGCTTGTAAAATGGACCTGGTTGTAAAGCTACATACCCCAGTCGATCATATAGGGATCCCGGTCCTTCGGTATCAAAGTCTCTGTAATAGATTGGCCTGACGTTAATCTGATCCACATGGCGATTTCTGTCAGCAAGGGCCTGCCTGAGGTTCTGATCAAGTGCCAGCGCATTTTTCTTAACTGCGTTGAGCGTATTGGTCATGCTGCCAGTCGCGTCAATGCACATGGCAATGTCTACGATGATGGTTCGACCACTACCCAATCCCGTAGCGGTAACTGGAACATCGATATAGTCTTTCCCAAGCATGCCCATAAGGGTGAGTGGAACCCTGACAACAGCATCAACCGTTACCTGGTTCGTGTTCTGATCAATCGTCGACTTGAATTCGACAACTTGATATCGTCGCTGATCGTTGTAATTGGCTTCAAAGTACCGTTTTACAATGGCCTCTATCTGCGCTTTCGATGCGTCAGTTCCAATTTGAACCGATCCTGCAAGAACAGCACTGTCGATGGATTCCTGAACCTCTGCCCTGGAGTTCATCGTTCTCGTGTAATCGATTGCCGCGCCAATTGCTATGAGCAGCATACCTGCAATGGGAGCGAACATGATGACGACAGCGGCCTGAGAGTCCTGGGCGAAGCGTTTTGCAAAGGTGATAAAGCGTCTCATAATTTTGAATAATAGTATTCAAATCTTAAAATGTTTTTGCGGTTGAGACGGATTCGCTCCAAGAAATTCATAGAAATGCAGGCGGACTACCAGAGACTGGCTGAAAGCCGCGGTATGGAAATCGACGAAATGTCCTATGCACAGGCGGCAGCGCTTGTCGGGCTGACATGTGTCGGGGTATTGGTCGTGCCTGTTGAGCATTTTGATACATTGGAAATGAAGCAATATCCAATACCATGTATCGTCTTGATATAAATGGGTTCTGCAGGGTCCGGCTCGATTTTCTTGCGCAACCGCATGATATGAACATCGACGGTGCGGTCGCCCACATAGCACTCTCGGCCACGGGCTATATCGAGAAGCTGGTTACGGGAAAGAACCGCGTGAGGGTGCCGGACGAGCGCGTGCAGCAGTTCAAACTCTGTTGTGGTCAGCGGCATGTCTTCATTGTCTGCAACCGCGCGCAGGGTCCGGTCCTGAAGATTCATCTCCCAGTCACCGAACTGGAGCAGCGTCGCGTCTGTCTCAATCTGGCGAACGGCCAGTGCTTCCACCTTGCAGCGTCTGAGAATGGTCTTGATCCGGGCCAGAAGCTCTCGGGCCTCGAACGGTTTCACCACATAGTCATCGGCGCCGAATTCCAGTCCGATGACCCGGTCAAACGGATCGTCACGGCCGCTCAGAACAATAATCGGCAGGTTGGAATTGACGCGGAGATCCCGGGTGATTTCAAACCCGTCACGGTCCGGCAGATTGATGTCGAGAATGCAGAGATCAATTGCCTCGTTTTTCAGAATGCTATCCATCTCGGCACCGGTTGCGGCACACGAAACCTGATAGTGCTGTTTTTCAAGATAACGCTTTAGAAAGTCTGTGATTTGCGGGTCGTCATCAACAACGAGAATATGGTCGGCAGACATTGGGGCTCTCCTCACAATCCCGGAAACCACGTGGGGCCAGTGATGGTATCTCGGGAATGTTCAGACCCTAAACCCACGAGAAAATACGGACATTGACCTGAATCAACAGCAGACCAATCCAAGTCTGGCAGTATGCGGTTTTATACGGATAGCGCGGACAGGTGGAGTGGCGGCGTGACAACAACTGAGAGCGAGAGTGAAGCGGCGCGGTGGAGCACGCATATCCGGCCTATCGGTTTTCTTGTGGCAGTCCTGCTTTTGGCCATCGTGGCGGCTTCGGTCTTCCTGGGCAGTGAAACAAGCCGCCGTTTCAATGACATGAAAACCAGCTGGATAGGCTATGCGGATGAAGCCGGACGCAAAAGCGTCTGGATCAGCGATATCCGAGGCCATTTCGGTTATGGCGGCATGATCCACAATTTCAAGAACTATGTTCTGAGACAGGATCCGGCCTATCGCTCCACCATGAAGCGGGATTTCGCCAATCTCTACAGGACGATTGATGCATATGCGAGTAGCAACCCGACCGAGCGCGAGCGGGTGGCACTCTTTGCCATTCGTGACGTGGCCCGGGTTTACGAACGTCAGATCGACCGGATCGACAGCGGTATCAGTCGACAACTGGATGCAGAAGCCATTGATGCCCATGTCCGGGTTGATGACACAGAAGCGCTTGCGGCGCTGAAAGAGCTGGAACTGATCTGGCAGGAACAGAACGCTTCCCATGTTTCGCGAGTGGTGGGGGCAATCTCCGAAGGCGAACAGCTCACAGGCTGGGTCATCCTCGTGGTGACAGGAATGGCGGCTCTGGTGCTGATCATCTTCGGTCTTCTGCATCAACTTGTCCGGCATTCGCTGGATGCGACCCATCAATTGTTCCGGGAATTGTTTGAACGCAAGCGGGCCCAGGACGCCGAGAAAAAACTGGCCCGCGCCGTAGAGCAAAGCCCGAGCACGATCATCATTACAGATGTGAACGGGCGGATTGAGTTTGTGAACCGGAAGTTCGCCGAGCTGACGGGCTTTGGACCTCAAGAGGCAATTGGCAAGAGGCCGAATCTGCTCAAATCCGGTCACACCACGAATGAGGCCTATCGGCAGATGTGGGAGATGTTGAAGGCGGGCCGGGAATGGCGCGGTATCTTCAAGAACAGAAAGCGTGATGGTAGCCATTACTGGGCCTCCACCGCCATTCTGCCGCTGCTGGATGATGAAGGCGCAATCACCAATTTCATCGGTATCGGTGAGGATATCACTGAGAAAAAGATGGTGAAGGAACAGATAGCCCGTGCCCAGAAGATGGAAGCCGTGGGAGTGCTTGCAGGTGGCGTCGCCCATGATTTCAACAATGTGTTGATGGCAATCACCGGTAATGTGCAGCTGGCCCGCATGGGCGTTGAAGATGGAGACAGCCCGGCTGAAATCGACGAATCCCTCGGCCATATTGATCTCGCGGCTCGCCGGGCCCAGGGGCTGGTGCGGCAATTGCTGGCGTTTGCCCGCCGACAGCCCACACGGTCGCGCCCCATTGATCTGCATGATCATCTGGAAGCCACCATCAAGCTGCTGCGGGCGGCCATCCCCACAAACATTGCACTGTCCGTGGCAGGAAGCGCACCAGGGCTTGTCGTGGAAGCTGATCCAACCGTGATGGACCAGATCATCATGAATCTCTGTCGCAATGCGGCCGAGGCGTTTGGTGGCAAAGCGGGCAATATCCGGCTCAGCCTTTCTGTTGCCGAGGCCGGGTCTAAAGAGGCTTCCGAGCTTCTGCCGAGCTGTGAAGGAAATGTGGTCAGGCTCATCGTGGCCGATGATGGCCCCGGCATGCCTGAGCCGGTCCGTCAGCGGGTGTTTGATCCGTTCTATTCCACCAAGCCAATTGGCAAGGGCACGGGGCTTGGGCTTGCGGTTGTCAAAAATGCGATGGATGACCTTGGCGGTGCCATCGCGCTTGAAACCGAGCCGGGTGAGGGCACGCGCTTTACGCTGGCTTTCCCGCTCATCCATGGTGAAGTCCCGGAAAGAATGGCCCCTGCAGAGCTGCCTCGCGGTCATGAGGCGATCCTGCTTGTTGATGATGAAGAAGATGTTCTCTTCACCCTGCGGCGCATGCTGACCCGGCTTGGATACCGCATAGATGCATACTCCGATCCGCTTCTGGCCCGCCAGGCTTTCGAGGCTGATCCAGGACGGTTCGACATCCTTGTTACAGACATGATGATGCCGAATATGAATGGAACAGAGCTGATCGAAGTTCTGCGTCAGATCAGGCCGGACCTGCCGGTGCTGCTGTGCAGTGCCTACCACACTGAGCAGGGTGACATGGAGAGCGAACGAATCTGGCGGGTTGAGAAACCGGTCGATATGGCCGGGCTGTCAGAGGTGCTCCGCCAGATGATCACGTCCGGGAACACTCGATAGGAGAAGGGGGGCTGACTTTCCCTTATCGCGGGAGTTCAGCCGTTGTTTGTTACAAGTTTTAACAACTCGACATAATTCGTTACACAAACCGTTCGATCTCGAAAATTCCTCGTTACAGCGGCTTTCTAGGTTCCTCTTGTGGCTGATTTGCCGGGTGGTGTGTCACCCGGCGCCGGTCTGATCCAAGAGGATGTTTTCAATGACACCAAGAAAAACTGGACGGATCAGTCTTCTTGCAGCGGTCTCCGCAGCGGCTCTCATGGGCATGGCTGTCGTTTCCACTGCGCAGGCAGATGATCCGGGCCCGATCTCCCCGCTGGAGGTCGATGCCAAAAAAGCGGAATTGGGAAAACGACTGTTCTTCGATCCACGCCTGTCCGGCGACGGAGAACTGTCCTGCTCAAGTTGTCACCAGCCGGAAAAAGGCTTTACCGACGGTCAGGCATTGTCTGACGCCTATGCCGGTTCGCTCGGCTTCCGTAACGTGCCAACCCTGATCAACACCGCGATGCGTGAAGCCTGGTTCCATGACGGACGTTTGGGCACCAACCTGAACGACGTGACGCGTGAATCGATCACCGAGACCTACAACATGAACATGGACATGCGTCTGATGCAGGAGCGTCTGAAGCAGGATCCGGTTTATGTGAAGATGTTCAAGGAAGCCGGTTACGGCGAGCCGTCCAACGGTTCTGTCCGCAAGGCCATTCCGGAATATCTGAAAACGCTGACGTCTCGTGGCGCACCGTTCGACAAGGGCGAAATGTCCGAAGCGGCACAGGCCGGGTATGAGCTCTTCAAGGGCAAGGCCGGCTGTGTCCAGTGTCACTCCGGCAACCGTTTCACCGACGATCAGCCGCATAATATAGGCACCCCGGAAAATCCTGAAATCTTCAAGGACCCACTGCGGCACATCACATATGTGACCTTCACCAAGTTCCTTGGTGTTGAGAACTACATGAACCTGCGCCGTGACGTTGGTGCCTATGTGCGTGCGCATCCGTCCGACAGATCCACGGTCGGAAGCTTCATGACGCCAACTCTGCGCGAGCTGAAGCAGACAGGTCCGTACATGCACAACGGCATGTTCAACACCCTGTTCGAGGTTGTGGCCTTCTACAATCAGGGCGGTGGTGAAGACCCGAACAAGGATCCTCTGATCCAGCCGCTGGGCCTGACATTCGAGGAAGAGAAAAATCTCGTCGCATTCCTTGAAGCTCTGTCCGGTGATGTGCTGACCGGTCCGGAATTCGTCCCTGACGAAATCGACACCGACTATCAGCCGATCGCCAACTGGCGCAAAACCCCGAACTAGGAGGCAAGACAATGACACGTGAACTGTCACGACTTTTGAGCACGATTGCCTCCGCTGCTGTTATCACAGCACTTGGGGCAGGGACGATGACGCTCACCGCTCAGCCGTCAAATGCGGCTGAAAGCCTGAAAATCGAATCCGCCATCAAAGGCGGTGATCCGGATGTGGATCCGGCACTGGAAGCCCTCGGCCCACCGCCGATCCCGGCTGACAACCCCCAGACGCCCGAAAAGATCGAGCTTGGCAAAAAGCTGTTCTTTGATCCGCGTCTTGGCGGTAATCCGTCCACACCATGTTCTGCCTGTCACCTGCCATCTGTTGGCTGGGATGTGGAAGACAAGGTCTCGTTCGGTTATCCGGGCACCGTTCACTGGCGCAACAGCCAGACCATCGTCAACTCCGCTTACTATGGCAAACTGTTCTGGGCAGGCTCTTCGAAGTCTCTTGAATCCCAGGCCAAGTCTGCTGCAGGCGGCGCGGTTGCCGGTAACGGTGAAGCCGATATGATGGAAGCACGCTTGGCGTTTGTTCCGGAATATCGTGAAGCCTTCAACAAGGTCTTCGGCGATCAGTGGCCGAAAATCGGCAATGCATGGCGCGCTATTGCAGCCTTCGAGCGGACCATCGTCCAGACGGATACTCCGTTCGACAATTATCTGCGTGGCGACAAGAATGCCCTGACAGCAAGCCAGAAGCGCGGTCTTGAACTGTTCCGCGGCAAGGCAGGCTGCATCGAGTGCCACAACGGTGCGCTTCTCTCTGACGAGAAGTACTACAACACCGGTGTTCCGCCACTTGATCAGTGGAATGATGATGGCCTGAAACAGGTGACATTCCGCTACGAGCTTTATGCCAAGGGCTCAACGGAGAAGATGTACCGGCATACGAAAGATGATCCGGGCTTCTACTTCCGGTCCAAGGAAAAAGCCGACAAGGGCAAATTCCGCACACCATCCCTGCGCTACACCCTCTACACCGAGCCTTACATGCACAACGGCATGCTGGCGACGCTTGAGGATGTTGTCGAGTTCTACAACCAGGGCGGTGGCACAAACGAGTTCGCCAAGAACAAGACCAAGCTTATCAAGCCTCTCGGCCTGAAGAAGAAGGAAAAAGCTGATCTGGTGAACTTCCTCAAATCTCTGTCCGGCCCGGAAATCCTGATGGATGAACCGGAACTGCCTGACTACGCCCCGCTTCCTGACGCGGCGAACTAGAGAGGGACCCCCAATGACAAACGCAAAGTCCCATAAGTGCAGCTGTACGGGCAATGCCAAGAAGGCCTGCACCATCAACCGCCGACAGTTCCTGTTTGCATCAGGCGCGACCGCTTTCACCGTCATGGTGACAGTGCCGACCGCCGACGGCAAAGCGGAGCAGGTTCCGGCTCTCGTCTCCACCTATCCACGCAAGAAGATCGCCAAACTGTCCGATCTGAAGCAGGACGTTCCGGTTGAATTCGAATATCCGGACGAAGGTGACTACGCAGCCTCCATGCTGGTGAAGACCGGCGTTGAGTGCGGCGGTGGTATCGGCAAGGACAAGGACATCGTGGCCTTTAACCTGACCTGTACCCACCAGGGTGGCGATCTGACGGATACCTATGTGGCTGAACACAAGGCCCTCGGCCCCTGTCCGCTGCATCTGTCGACCTATGATCTGACCCGCCACGGCATTCTGATCTCCGGCCAGGCTTACCAGTCTCTGCCGCAGGTGCTGCTGGAGCTGGATGGCGACGATATCTACGCCGTCGGCATGTTCGGGCTGATCTACGGCCGCTACGACAACCTGATTTCGTAAAGGAGGAACGATCATGGCTACTCCATACTACGTTCCTGAGACCAACGTTCCGCTTCCCCCCAAGGGCGCCGACGTTATCTCAACAGCGTGTGACTACTGTATTGTCGCTTGCGGCTACAAGGTCTACCGCTGGCCGGTCACGGCCAAGCCGGGTGGTCCATCTGCAGATGAAAACGCATTCGGTGAAGATTTCCCGGTCGCGCCACTGGGTGCCTGGGTTGCTCCCAACCAGCACAACATCGTGCTGCACAAGGGCAAGCCACACCATGTGGTGATCATTCCGGACAAGGATGCGAAACACGTCAACACCGATGGTGACAGCTCCCTGCGTGGCGGCTGTATCGCTCAGAAGTGTTACAATCCGCAGACCCCGACTCGTGACCGCCTGAAAACACCACTGATGCGTATCTATGGTACGCTGATGCCGGTTCCGTGGGATCTGGCGCTGGATGTGGCGGCAGAAGTCGGTAATCACGTCATCAAGAAACACGGCACCAATGCCTATGGCGTGAAGACCTTCTCCTACCAGTATATCGAGAACACCTATGCGATCTCGAAATACGCGCTCCGTCACGTCAACACGGCCAACTTCACGTTCCACGACACACCGTCTGACGTGACATCCACACCGGGTTTCCGGGATGCCGGTTTCGACAATTTCGGTCCTGCCTATGAAGACTGGATGAATGCGGAAACGCTTCTGGTCTGCGGTACCGACCCGTATGAAACCAAAACCATCCTCTACACCCAGTGGATGATGAAGGGCATGCAGAACGGTCAGAAAGAGATCTATCTCATTCCGCGTCGTTCCGCAGGTGTTGCATATGCCGAGAAAATGGGCGGCCTGCACATCGACATCACCCCGGGTACTGACCTTCTGGTCGTCAACGCAATCGCTCGCGTGATTGTCGAGAACGGCTGGGAAGATAGCGACTGGATCCAGAAATGGGTCAACAACAAGTGGGAAAGCTCTTCAGGCTTCGGCCAGGGCACCCGCAACACGCCATGGCAGTGGCGGACAACCTGGGGCAAATTCCAGACCAAAGGCTTTGAGGACTGGAAGGAATGGCTCCTGTCGCAGGACGAGTTCAAGCCTGAAAATGCAGCAGAAATCGCTGAGATCGACGTTCAGAAGATCTACACCGCTGCTGAATGGATGGCCAAGCCGAAAGCTGATGGAACCCGTCCGAAGACATCTGTGATGATCGAAAAGGGCTTCTACTGGTCAAACAATACCGGTAACACCCAGGCGATTTCCGCTCTCGGTATCATCGTCGGTGCCGGTGGACGTCCGGGTCAGGTTATTGGTCGTGCCGGTGGTCACCAGCGTGGTGGCGTCAAGGGCGGCAAATATCCGCGCAACAAGTCGCCGGAGAAAGTCCCTGGTCGTCGTCGTCGCGCCATGGATACGGACCGTTACCTGATTTCAGGTCACACACGGTTCGCCCATGTGATCGGCACCACCTGGATCCAGTCCATGTGCGGCAGCCAGCAGCTTGCTGACAAGTTTGAGCAGCTGACGGTTCAGAACCCGCATCAGGTCCGGTCGTTCGACAAGAAAGACATTGTCGATACGCTCAAGGCTCGTGCGGACAGCGGTGGCATGGTCGTCATCAACCAGGATATCTACCTGCAGGATCCGATTGGTAACCGCTATGCGGATATCATCTTCCCGGCAGCGACCTGGGGTGAGGAAGACTTCC is a window of Coralliovum pocilloporae DNA encoding:
- a CDS encoding arsenate reductase (azurin) large subunit, yielding MATPYYVPETNVPLPPKGADVISTACDYCIVACGYKVYRWPVTAKPGGPSADENAFGEDFPVAPLGAWVAPNQHNIVLHKGKPHHVVIIPDKDAKHVNTDGDSSLRGGCIAQKCYNPQTPTRDRLKTPLMRIYGTLMPVPWDLALDVAAEVGNHVIKKHGTNAYGVKTFSYQYIENTYAISKYALRHVNTANFTFHDTPSDVTSTPGFRDAGFDNFGPAYEDWMNAETLLVCGTDPYETKTILYTQWMMKGMQNGQKEIYLIPRRSAGVAYAEKMGGLHIDITPGTDLLVVNAIARVIVENGWEDSDWIQKWVNNKWESSSGFGQGTRNTPWQWRTTWGKFQTKGFEDWKEWLLSQDEFKPENAAEIAEIDVQKIYTAAEWMAKPKADGTRPKTSVMIEKGFYWSNNTGNTQAISALGIIVGAGGRPGQVIGRAGGHQRGGVKGGKYPRNKSPEKVPGRRRRAMDTDRYLISGHTRFAHVIGTTWIQSMCGSQQLADKFEQLTVQNPHQVRSFDKKDIVDTLKARADSGGMVVINQDIYLQDPIGNRYADIIFPAATWGEEDFLRANGERRVRLYQKFYDAPGAAKPDWWIIANLAKRMGFDGFDWENSNEVAEEAVRFTRGSRKDFFVLKKLAQQEGKTLHAKIREFGTDGIQCPAMLGDDGKTIIESKRLHDTTRVLPVNGAAGVNVIGKKATHFNSQTGKCNIQKSPWSLFSDYWAWLKPKKDEGELWCTSGRINERWQSGFDDRRRPYIVQRWPENWVEIHPDDAKERGIESGDYVMVYSERVPGQKNTIIGVEGDDFQFSKLMENGHIETTKAAITAVAMVTTAIKKNVIYMDFLHMQQPANALEGRVVDWISGNYNYKMGVAKIRKLGPSPYKTSFRTMSFAPRDIA